One segment of Anopheles stephensi strain Indian chromosome 3, UCI_ANSTEP_V1.0, whole genome shotgun sequence DNA contains the following:
- the LOC118509337 gene encoding vascular endothelial growth factor receptor 1-like isoform X1, translating to MMGKPVILVVTSVVILGVLHRVTFVSALDDLRIVREQDGNNAHGAPEIDTVTEEITLPKGASWNFTCKSHHPIMWKHYAASYDWEPMNVFPHDFETDDPDKPYGSVLMLTDASADQVGRYYCVDRKLYDEKHGTRNGEDGEEEEEDPSRTAEDEMLDEMVAEYAASAVYVYVDDPDNPLVPVHTPVFRVEQYQDFVIPCKPTHPKIAVELYKDLEGDLVEEYQYSNTQGYLLSFNRLEDGGSYYCQVQDKPHHRIHFEIAIDEHYDDASNGTVAGTSVTYANATEDRPTTPRPSTHAHGANSSHVPLTSTSEPLTEYLTKPSIHSDTKDHVLLGQRIRLVCKLNIRAGVPLDMTWMVPPNLKPAVADARMKIGPLKLKPVKEAEHREIATRELIIEQATLADDGTYRCVVQDIKNHRNYHSFKLQVRDSQQDYVLLSEENNLSEINVRRNANGKTPSIDIVIEYRSFPATISYYWLMDDDEITAGQDGKYELSHSDTHVKLRINDPKVFDTGNYTVFVMAGNAEKSYRMAVHVYAKPILHMESKFVKPGEEVSFQCRSIGYPRPDISFAFLPCLGNPWTNCSIPSSKETNWDSSSPDIGSEPSARSLPGGKRETQITKSRIYTLIPKQPGVVYCKAINTEGSEVTQADLLISDLTDSITLEKEQPKETITVGDHVTIACSALVYNHTRNIALVLNDKELQEADGARLSYSDKLYAWQAHLDIKHITHEHEGTLYCRVKTMLDTVETRAFRLEVLDPIAPMLVSGKNNQSLSVDLHDPLKLECDVVGTPDPMIVWLKDGVPVQPDENSNRMQLTKTTLILEYLKMEDLGTFECRAENKMGSIEKYWKVDVRTAVVRKSLIYVILGLVLGLIFAVVLVTLFYCKKKKEVKAMKEAGIVNFDEGNLGVYNPDLALDEQADLLPYNTEYEFPKDRLKLGKQLGTGAFGVVMKATATRIMVNEDETTVAVKMVKKQTDNEVMRALISELKIMVHLGQHLNVVNLLGAVTKNIAKRELMVIVEYCRFGNVQNFLLKHRPYFIDQINQETGEIDSSIDKNQLRWSKCGYQYNSQGLKYVNLSFSTNNVNHHPLQHPTAFYHNHIDSGSTQYVDPKKHLNSKGYVRHSGLQNMGMVDSCNTEVTAMTSVEVEELNTVNSNEPLWRSNYGMDYKGPARSVNTTDLVCWASQIASGMEYLASRKVLHGDLAARNILLCDDNVVKICDFGLARSMYKSDNYKKKGEAPLPFKWLALECISDNVFSTYSDVWAYGIVLWELFSLGKVPYPGMEANQELYNKLRDGYRMDKPQYSNQDIYDIMLNCWNVKPDSRPSFKDLKSRFNAMLPDEMRDHYLELNEPYLQMNAEKVERGDTDYLANLGPPEEPAPAAPNYVNGIILPLPPISEIRSDKDYLKMSRAKSESEESNFDFASFNSDRHSPTTRNNLDTSPPNGSKRHKKRGLPEEIPMLDGSRLSYPTNGFNSDSETEAVSPKPRERTSKHNPEPEYMNVKNAKLAGRSSNDELGSAGVAQEAISNPGYIALSMVDEKRC from the exons ATGATGGGCAAACCTGTGATATTAGTCGTTACGTCCGTCGTCATCTTGGGCGTGCTTCACCGGGTGACATTTGTTAGTG CGCTCGATGATCTCCGCATTGTGCGGGAGCAGGACGGCAACAATGCGCACGGTGCACCGGAAATCGATACCGTCACGGAGGAGATCACGCTACCAAAAGGTGCTAGCTGGAATTTCACCTGTAAATCGCACCATCCGATCATGTGGAAGCATTATGCCGCATCGTACGATTGG GAACCGATGAACGTTTTCCCGCACGACTTCGAGACGGACGATCCGGACAAACCGTACGGAAGTGTGCTGATGCTAACGGATGCGTCCGCCGATCAAGTCGGACGGTACTACTGTGTCGATCGCAAGCTGTACGACGAGAAACATGGCACGCGAAACGGGGAAGATGgggaagaggaagaggaagatcCGAGCAGGACGGCCGAGGACGAAATGTTGGACGAAATGGTGGCCGAATATGCAGCGTCCGCCGTGTACGTGTACGTGGACGATCCCGACAATCCGCTGGTGCCGGTACATACGCCCGTGTTTCGGGTCGAACAGTACCAAGACTTTGTCATTCCGTGCAAACCGACGCACCCGAAGATTGCGGTGGAACTGTACAAGGATCTGGAAGGG GATTTGGTTGAAGAATATCAGTACAGTAACACCCAAGGATATCTGCTAAGCTTTAACAGGCTGGAGGACGGCGGTTCCTACTACTGCCAGGTGCAGGATAAACCCCACCATCGCATACACTTCGAAATAGCGATCGACGAACACT ACGACGATGCTAGCAACGGAACGGTTGCCGGGACTTCTGTTACCTACGCAAACGCGACCGAAGATCGTCCGACTACACCTCGTCCATCCACTCATGCCCATGGCGCAAACTCTTCACACGTTCCATTGACTTCTACCTCTGAAC CGTTAACCGAGTACTTAACGAAACCGTCGATCCATAGCGACACGAAGGATCATGTGCTGCTCGGTCAACGGATCCGTTTGGTGTGTAAGTTAAACATCCGCGCCGGTGTCCCTCTCGATATGACGTGGATGGTTCCACCGAACttaaagcctgccgtcgca GACGCGAGAATGAAGATTGGACCGCTGAAGCTGAAACCCGTCAAAGAAGCGGAACACCGGGAAATAGCAACGCGCGAGCTTATCATCGAACAGGCAACCCTTGCCGACGATGGCACGTACCGGTGCGTGGTGCAGGACATCAAAAATCATCGCAACTATCACAGCTTCAAGCTGCAGGTGCGCGACTCCCAGCAGGACTATGTGCTGCTGAGCGAGGAGAACAACCTGTCGGAGATTAATGTGCGGCGCAATGCAAACGGCAAAACGCCCTCGATCGATATTGTGATCGAGTATCGGTCGTTTCCGGCCACCATATCGTACTACtggctgatggatgatgatgagataACGGCCGGGCAGGATGGGAAGTACGAGCTGAGCCACAGCGATACCCACGTAAAGCTGAGGATAAACGATCCGAAGGTGTTCGATACAGGGAACTACACGGTGTTTGTGATGGCGGGAAATGCAGAAAAATCGTACCGAATGGCGGTGCATGTTTATG ctAAACCAATCCTCCACATGGAAAGCAAGTTTGTGAAACCGGGCGAAGAGGTTTCGTTCCAGTGTAGAAGCATCGGGtatccacggccagacatatCGTTCGCCTTTCTTCCCTGCCTGGGAAATCCGTGGACGAATTGTTCCATCCCCTCGTCGAAGGAAACCAATTGGGAC TCCTCGAGCCCGGATATCGGTTCGGAGCCGTCAGCAAGATCG CTTCCCGGTGGAAAGCGCGAAACACAGATAACCAAGTCACGGATCTACACGCTAATCCCCAAGCAGCCGGGCGTGGTGTACTGTAAAGCGATCAACACCGAAGGCAGTGAAGTGACGCAGGCCGATCTACTCATCAGCGACCTAACCGATTCGATAACGCTGGAAAAGGAGCAACCGAAAGAAACGATCACGGTAGGAGATCATGTCACGATCGCATGTTCAGCGCTCGTGTACAACCACACGCGAAACATTGCGCTCGTGCTGAACGACAAAGAGCTGCAGGAAGCGGACGGTGCACGGTTAAGCTATTCCGACAAGCTGTACGCGTGGCAGGCACATCTCGACATTAAGCACATTACACACGAGCACGAAGGAACGTTGTACTGCCGGGTGAAAACCATGCTGGACACTGTCGAAACGCGAGCCTTCCGCTTGGAAGTGCTGGATCCCATCGCTCCGATGCTTGTGTCGGGCAAGAATAATCAAAGTCTTTCGGTCGATCTGCACGATCCGTTAAAGCTGGAGTGCGATGTAGTTGGAACGCCCGATCCGATGATCGTTTGGCTGAAGGACGGGGTGCCGGTACAGCCCGACGAAAACAGCAACCGCATGCAGCTGACCAAGACGACGCTTATTCTGGAGTATCTGAAGATGGAAGATTTGGGCACGTTCGAGTGCCGggcggaaaacaaaatgggcTCGATCGAGAAGTACTGGAAGGTGGATGTACGCA CTGCGGTGGTACGAAAATCACTGATCTACGTTATCCTTGGCCTGGTTCTGGGGCTGATCTTCGCGGTCGTACTGGTGACGCTGTTCTACtgtaagaaaaagaaggaggTCAAGGCGATGAAGGAAGCGGGCATAGTGAACTTTGACGAAGGCAACCTGGGCGTTTACAATCCCGATCTGGCGCTTGACGAGCAGGCCGACCTTCTGCCGTACAACACGGAGTACGAGTTCCCGAAGGATCGACTGAAGCTGGGCAAACAGCTGGGCACgggtgcattcggtgtggtgATGAAAGCTACCGCTACCCGCATTATGGTAAACGAGGACGAAACTACGGTCGCGGTCAAGATGGTGAAAAAGCAGACGGACAACGAAGTGATGCGGGCACTCATATCGGAGCTTAAAATTATGGTCCACCTGGGACAGCATCTGAACGTGGTGAATCTGCTGGGCGCAGTTACGAAAAACATTGCCAAAC GTGAGTTGATGGTCATCGTTGAGTACTGCCGATTTGGTAATGTACAAAACTTCCTGCTAAAGCATCGGCCCTATTTCATCGACCAAATCAACCAAGAAACGGGTGAGATCGATTCGTCGATCGATAAGAATCAATTGCGGTGGTCCAAGTGTGGTTACCAGTATAATAG TCAGGGCTTGAAATATGTAAATCTctcattttccaccaacaacGTAAACCATCACCCGCTTCAACATCCGACTGCTTTCTACCATAATCACATCGACAGCGGCTCTACGCAGTACGTTGACCCGAAGAAGCACCTCAACTCGAAGGGATACGTGCGTCATTCCGGGCTGCAGAACATGGGTATGGTGGACAGTTGCAACACCGAGGTAACAGCCATGACATCTGTGGAAG TGGAAGAGCTGAACACGGTCAACTCGAACGAACCTTTGTGGCGTTCGAACTACGGCATGGACTACAAGGGTCCGGCACGATCCGTCAACACGACCGATCTCGTCTGTTGGGCATCGCAAATCGCCAGCGGAATGGAGTATTTAGCCTCGCGCAAGGTACTGCACGGTGATCTGGCAGCGCGCAACATTTTGCTGTGCGATGATAATGTGGTCAAGATTTGTGATTTCGGATTGGCCCGATCGATGTACAAGAGTGACAACTACAAGAAGAAGGGTGAAGCGCCCCTGCCGTTCAAGTGGCTCGCGCTCGAGTGTATCAGCGACAACGTGTTTAGCACGTACTCGGATGTGTGGGCCTATGGTATCGTTCTGTGGGAACTGTTTTCGCTGGGCAAAGTGCCGTACCCGGGCATGGAAGCCAATCAGGAGCTGTACAACAAGCTGCGCGACGGCTACCGGATGGATAAGCCACAATACTCGAATCAAGATATTTATGACATTATGCTAAACTGCTGGAACGTGAAGCCCGACTCGAGACCATCGTTCAAGGATCTGAAGAGCAGATTTAACGCCATGCTTCCGGATGAGATGCGAGAT CATTATCTGGAACTGAATGAGCCATACCTACAAATGAACGCCGAAAAGGTGGAGCGAGGCGATACGGACTATCTGGCCAACCTTGGCCCTCCCGAAGAGCCTGCACCGGCGGCGCCAAACTATGTCAATGGAATCATTTTACCTCTTCCACCGA TTTCAGAAATACGAAGCGATAAAGACTACCTAAAGATGTCCCGCGCAAAGTCCGAGTCGGAGGAGAGCAATTTCGATTTCGCTTCGTTCAACAGTGATCGCCATTCGCCGACGACACGCAACAATCTCGATACTAGTCCGCCCAACGGCAGTAAACGGCACAAGAAGCGTGGCCTGCCGGAAGAAATTCCCATGCTCGACGGAAGCCGGCTTTCGTACCCCACCAACGGGTTCAATTCCGACTCCGAAACGGAAGCAGTCAGTCCGAAGCCTCGCGAACGCACAAGCAAGCACAATCCAGAGCCGGAGTACATGAACGTGAAGAATGCCAAGCTTGCTGGTCGATCATCGAACGACGAGCTTGGATCAGCCGGTGTCGCACAGGAAGCGATTAGCAATCCGGGCTACATTGCGCTAAGTATGGTCGACGAGAAACGCTGCTAG
- the LOC118509337 gene encoding vascular endothelial growth factor receptor 1-like isoform X3 yields the protein MMGKPVILVVTSVVILGVLHRVTFVSALDDLRIVREQDGNNAHGAPEIDTVTEEITLPKGASWNFTCKSHHPIMWKHYAASYDWEPMNVFPHDFETDDPDKPYGSVLMLTDASADQVGRYYCVDRKLYDEKHGTRNGEDGEEEEEDPSRTAEDEMLDEMVAEYAASAVYVYVDDPDNPLVPVHTPVFRVEQYQDFVIPCKPTHPKIAVELYKDLEGDLVEEYQYSNTQGYLLSFNRLEDGGSYYCQVQDKPHHRIHFEIAIDEHYDDASNGTVAGTSVTYANATEDRPTTPRPSTHAHGANSSHVPLTSTSEPLTEYLTKPSIHSDTKDHVLLGQRIRLVCKLNIRAGVPLDMTWMVPPNLKPAVADARMKIGPLKLKPVKEAEHREIATRELIIEQATLADDGTYRCVVQDIKNHRNYHSFKLQVRDSQQDYVLLSEENNLSEINVRRNANGKTPSIDIVIEYRSFPATISYYWLMDDDEITAGQDGKYELSHSDTHVKLRINDPKVFDTGNYTVFVMAGNAEKSYRMAVHVYAKPILHMESKFVKPGEEVSFQCRSIGYPRPDISFAFLPCLGNPWTNCSIPSSKETNWDSSSPDIGSEPSARSLPGGKRETQITKSRIYTLIPKQPGVVYCKAINTEGSEVTQADLLISDLTDSITLEKEQPKETITVGDHVTIACSALVYNHTRNIALVLNDKELQEADGARLSYSDKLYAWQAHLDIKHITHEHEGTLYCRVKTMLDTVETRAFRLEVLDPIAPMLVSGKNNQSLSVDLHDPLKLECDVVGTPDPMIVWLKDGVPVQPDENSNRMQLTKTTLILEYLKMEDLGTFECRAENKMGSIEKYWKVDVRTAVVRKSLIYVILGLVLGLIFAVVLVTLFYCKKKKEVKAMKEAGIVNFDEGNLGVYNPDLALDEQADLLPYNTEYEFPKDRLKLGKQLGTGAFGVVMKATATRIMVNEDETTVAVKMVKKQTDNEVMRALISELKIMVHLGQHLNVVNLLGAVTKNIAKRELMVIVEYCRFGNVQNFLLKHRPYFIDQINQETGEIDSSIDKNQLRWSKCGYQYNSGSTQYVDPKKHLNSKGYVRHSGLQNMGMVDSCNTEVTAMTSVEVEELNTVNSNEPLWRSNYGMDYKGPARSVNTTDLVCWASQIASGMEYLASRKVLHGDLAARNILLCDDNVVKICDFGLARSMYKSDNYKKKGEAPLPFKWLALECISDNVFSTYSDVWAYGIVLWELFSLGKVPYPGMEANQELYNKLRDGYRMDKPQYSNQDIYDIMLNCWNVKPDSRPSFKDLKSRFNAMLPDEMRDHYLELNEPYLQMNAEKVERGDTDYLANLGPPEEPAPAAPNYVNGIILPLPPISEIRSDKDYLKMSRAKSESEESNFDFASFNSDRHSPTTRNNLDTSPPNGSKRHKKRGLPEEIPMLDGSRLSYPTNGFNSDSETEAVSPKPRERTSKHNPEPEYMNVKNAKLAGRSSNDELGSAGVAQEAISNPGYIALSMVDEKRC from the exons ATGATGGGCAAACCTGTGATATTAGTCGTTACGTCCGTCGTCATCTTGGGCGTGCTTCACCGGGTGACATTTGTTAGTG CGCTCGATGATCTCCGCATTGTGCGGGAGCAGGACGGCAACAATGCGCACGGTGCACCGGAAATCGATACCGTCACGGAGGAGATCACGCTACCAAAAGGTGCTAGCTGGAATTTCACCTGTAAATCGCACCATCCGATCATGTGGAAGCATTATGCCGCATCGTACGATTGG GAACCGATGAACGTTTTCCCGCACGACTTCGAGACGGACGATCCGGACAAACCGTACGGAAGTGTGCTGATGCTAACGGATGCGTCCGCCGATCAAGTCGGACGGTACTACTGTGTCGATCGCAAGCTGTACGACGAGAAACATGGCACGCGAAACGGGGAAGATGgggaagaggaagaggaagatcCGAGCAGGACGGCCGAGGACGAAATGTTGGACGAAATGGTGGCCGAATATGCAGCGTCCGCCGTGTACGTGTACGTGGACGATCCCGACAATCCGCTGGTGCCGGTACATACGCCCGTGTTTCGGGTCGAACAGTACCAAGACTTTGTCATTCCGTGCAAACCGACGCACCCGAAGATTGCGGTGGAACTGTACAAGGATCTGGAAGGG GATTTGGTTGAAGAATATCAGTACAGTAACACCCAAGGATATCTGCTAAGCTTTAACAGGCTGGAGGACGGCGGTTCCTACTACTGCCAGGTGCAGGATAAACCCCACCATCGCATACACTTCGAAATAGCGATCGACGAACACT ACGACGATGCTAGCAACGGAACGGTTGCCGGGACTTCTGTTACCTACGCAAACGCGACCGAAGATCGTCCGACTACACCTCGTCCATCCACTCATGCCCATGGCGCAAACTCTTCACACGTTCCATTGACTTCTACCTCTGAAC CGTTAACCGAGTACTTAACGAAACCGTCGATCCATAGCGACACGAAGGATCATGTGCTGCTCGGTCAACGGATCCGTTTGGTGTGTAAGTTAAACATCCGCGCCGGTGTCCCTCTCGATATGACGTGGATGGTTCCACCGAACttaaagcctgccgtcgca GACGCGAGAATGAAGATTGGACCGCTGAAGCTGAAACCCGTCAAAGAAGCGGAACACCGGGAAATAGCAACGCGCGAGCTTATCATCGAACAGGCAACCCTTGCCGACGATGGCACGTACCGGTGCGTGGTGCAGGACATCAAAAATCATCGCAACTATCACAGCTTCAAGCTGCAGGTGCGCGACTCCCAGCAGGACTATGTGCTGCTGAGCGAGGAGAACAACCTGTCGGAGATTAATGTGCGGCGCAATGCAAACGGCAAAACGCCCTCGATCGATATTGTGATCGAGTATCGGTCGTTTCCGGCCACCATATCGTACTACtggctgatggatgatgatgagataACGGCCGGGCAGGATGGGAAGTACGAGCTGAGCCACAGCGATACCCACGTAAAGCTGAGGATAAACGATCCGAAGGTGTTCGATACAGGGAACTACACGGTGTTTGTGATGGCGGGAAATGCAGAAAAATCGTACCGAATGGCGGTGCATGTTTATG ctAAACCAATCCTCCACATGGAAAGCAAGTTTGTGAAACCGGGCGAAGAGGTTTCGTTCCAGTGTAGAAGCATCGGGtatccacggccagacatatCGTTCGCCTTTCTTCCCTGCCTGGGAAATCCGTGGACGAATTGTTCCATCCCCTCGTCGAAGGAAACCAATTGGGAC TCCTCGAGCCCGGATATCGGTTCGGAGCCGTCAGCAAGATCG CTTCCCGGTGGAAAGCGCGAAACACAGATAACCAAGTCACGGATCTACACGCTAATCCCCAAGCAGCCGGGCGTGGTGTACTGTAAAGCGATCAACACCGAAGGCAGTGAAGTGACGCAGGCCGATCTACTCATCAGCGACCTAACCGATTCGATAACGCTGGAAAAGGAGCAACCGAAAGAAACGATCACGGTAGGAGATCATGTCACGATCGCATGTTCAGCGCTCGTGTACAACCACACGCGAAACATTGCGCTCGTGCTGAACGACAAAGAGCTGCAGGAAGCGGACGGTGCACGGTTAAGCTATTCCGACAAGCTGTACGCGTGGCAGGCACATCTCGACATTAAGCACATTACACACGAGCACGAAGGAACGTTGTACTGCCGGGTGAAAACCATGCTGGACACTGTCGAAACGCGAGCCTTCCGCTTGGAAGTGCTGGATCCCATCGCTCCGATGCTTGTGTCGGGCAAGAATAATCAAAGTCTTTCGGTCGATCTGCACGATCCGTTAAAGCTGGAGTGCGATGTAGTTGGAACGCCCGATCCGATGATCGTTTGGCTGAAGGACGGGGTGCCGGTACAGCCCGACGAAAACAGCAACCGCATGCAGCTGACCAAGACGACGCTTATTCTGGAGTATCTGAAGATGGAAGATTTGGGCACGTTCGAGTGCCGggcggaaaacaaaatgggcTCGATCGAGAAGTACTGGAAGGTGGATGTACGCA CTGCGGTGGTACGAAAATCACTGATCTACGTTATCCTTGGCCTGGTTCTGGGGCTGATCTTCGCGGTCGTACTGGTGACGCTGTTCTACtgtaagaaaaagaaggaggTCAAGGCGATGAAGGAAGCGGGCATAGTGAACTTTGACGAAGGCAACCTGGGCGTTTACAATCCCGATCTGGCGCTTGACGAGCAGGCCGACCTTCTGCCGTACAACACGGAGTACGAGTTCCCGAAGGATCGACTGAAGCTGGGCAAACAGCTGGGCACgggtgcattcggtgtggtgATGAAAGCTACCGCTACCCGCATTATGGTAAACGAGGACGAAACTACGGTCGCGGTCAAGATGGTGAAAAAGCAGACGGACAACGAAGTGATGCGGGCACTCATATCGGAGCTTAAAATTATGGTCCACCTGGGACAGCATCTGAACGTGGTGAATCTGCTGGGCGCAGTTACGAAAAACATTGCCAAAC GTGAGTTGATGGTCATCGTTGAGTACTGCCGATTTGGTAATGTACAAAACTTCCTGCTAAAGCATCGGCCCTATTTCATCGACCAAATCAACCAAGAAACGGGTGAGATCGATTCGTCGATCGATAAGAATCAATTGCGGTGGTCCAAGTGTGGTTACCAGTATAATAG CGGCTCTACGCAGTACGTTGACCCGAAGAAGCACCTCAACTCGAAGGGATACGTGCGTCATTCCGGGCTGCAGAACATGGGTATGGTGGACAGTTGCAACACCGAGGTAACAGCCATGACATCTGTGGAAG TGGAAGAGCTGAACACGGTCAACTCGAACGAACCTTTGTGGCGTTCGAACTACGGCATGGACTACAAGGGTCCGGCACGATCCGTCAACACGACCGATCTCGTCTGTTGGGCATCGCAAATCGCCAGCGGAATGGAGTATTTAGCCTCGCGCAAGGTACTGCACGGTGATCTGGCAGCGCGCAACATTTTGCTGTGCGATGATAATGTGGTCAAGATTTGTGATTTCGGATTGGCCCGATCGATGTACAAGAGTGACAACTACAAGAAGAAGGGTGAAGCGCCCCTGCCGTTCAAGTGGCTCGCGCTCGAGTGTATCAGCGACAACGTGTTTAGCACGTACTCGGATGTGTGGGCCTATGGTATCGTTCTGTGGGAACTGTTTTCGCTGGGCAAAGTGCCGTACCCGGGCATGGAAGCCAATCAGGAGCTGTACAACAAGCTGCGCGACGGCTACCGGATGGATAAGCCACAATACTCGAATCAAGATATTTATGACATTATGCTAAACTGCTGGAACGTGAAGCCCGACTCGAGACCATCGTTCAAGGATCTGAAGAGCAGATTTAACGCCATGCTTCCGGATGAGATGCGAGAT CATTATCTGGAACTGAATGAGCCATACCTACAAATGAACGCCGAAAAGGTGGAGCGAGGCGATACGGACTATCTGGCCAACCTTGGCCCTCCCGAAGAGCCTGCACCGGCGGCGCCAAACTATGTCAATGGAATCATTTTACCTCTTCCACCGA TTTCAGAAATACGAAGCGATAAAGACTACCTAAAGATGTCCCGCGCAAAGTCCGAGTCGGAGGAGAGCAATTTCGATTTCGCTTCGTTCAACAGTGATCGCCATTCGCCGACGACACGCAACAATCTCGATACTAGTCCGCCCAACGGCAGTAAACGGCACAAGAAGCGTGGCCTGCCGGAAGAAATTCCCATGCTCGACGGAAGCCGGCTTTCGTACCCCACCAACGGGTTCAATTCCGACTCCGAAACGGAAGCAGTCAGTCCGAAGCCTCGCGAACGCACAAGCAAGCACAATCCAGAGCCGGAGTACATGAACGTGAAGAATGCCAAGCTTGCTGGTCGATCATCGAACGACGAGCTTGGATCAGCCGGTGTCGCACAGGAAGCGATTAGCAATCCGGGCTACATTGCGCTAAGTATGGTCGACGAGAAACGCTGCTAG